The proteins below come from a single Zea mays cultivar B73 chromosome 8, Zm-B73-REFERENCE-NAM-5.0, whole genome shotgun sequence genomic window:
- the LOC100285407 gene encoding L-ascorbate oxidase homolog precursor — protein sequence MATSTMRVAAGVLLVVSALATLARAEDPYLFFEWKVTYGTRSLLGVPQKVILINGEFPGPRINCSSNNNIVVNVFNQLDHPLLFTWNGMQHRKNSWMDGMPGTQCPIAPNTNFTYKWQPKDQIGSFFYFPSIGMQRAAGGYGAISVVSRLLIPVPFDQPPPESDHAVLIGDWYTKDHEVLARQLDAGKSVGRPAGVLINGKGGKDLEAAAPMLTFEAGKTYRLRVCNTGIKASLNFRIQGHDMKLVELEGSHTLQDVYDSLDVHVGHCLSVLVDADQAPGDYYMVASTRFIHDAKSASAVIRYAGSSGAPPAPNMTEPPAGWAWSINQARSFRWNLTASAARPNPQGSYHYGQINITRTIKVMVSRGHIDGKLRYGFNGISHRDTETPLKLAEYFNVTDGVFSYNQMGDVPPAVNGPLHVIPNVITAEFRTFIEIVFENPEKSIDSLHLDGYAFFGVGMGPGTWSPEMRKTYNLLDTVSRHTIQVYPRSWTAIMLTFDNAGMWSVRSNVWERYYLGEQFYISVISPARSLRDEYNMPDNALRCGKVVGLPLPPSYAPAR from the exons ATGGCGACGTCGACGATGCGCGTTGCCGCCGGCGTGCTGCTGGTCGTGTCGGCGCTGGCGACCTTGGCCCGGGCCGAGGACCCCTACCTGTTCTTCGAGTGGAAGGTGACGTACGGGACCAGGTCCCTGCTGGGAGTGCCCCAGAAGGTCATCCTCATCAACGGCGAGTTCCCTGGCCCCAGGATCAACTGCTCCTCCAACAACAACATCGTCGTCAACGTCTTCAACCAGCTCGACCATCCGCTCCTTTTCACCTG GAACGGGATGCAGCACAGGAAGAACTCGTGGATGGACGGGATGCCAGGCACGCAGTGCCCCATCGCGCCCAACACCAACTTCACGTACAAGTGGCAGCCCAAGGACCAGATCGGCAGCTTCTTCTACTTCCCGTCCATCGGCATGCAGCGGGCGGCGGGCGGGTACGGCGCCATCAGCGTGGTGAGCCGCCTCCTCATCCCGGTCCCCTTCGACCAGCCGCCGCCGGAGAGCGACCACGCGGTGCTCATCGGCGACTGGTACACCAAGGACCACGAGGTGCTGGCGCGCCAGCTCGACGCCGGCAAGAGCGTGGGCCGCCCCGCGGGCGTGCTCATCAACGGCAAGGGAGGCAAGGACCTGGAGGCCGCCGCGCCCATGCTCACCTTCGAGGCGGGCAAGACGTACCGCCTCCGCGTGTGCAACACCGGGATCAAGGCGTCGCTCAACTTCCGCATCCAGGGCCACGACATGAAGCTCGTGGAGCTGGAGGGCTCACATACCCTGCAGGACGTGTACGACTCGCTGGACGTGCACGTCGGCCACTGCCTCTCCGTGCTGGTCGACGCCGACCAGGCGCCCGGCGACTACTACATGGTGGCCTCCACGCGGTTCATCCACGACGCCAAGTCCGCCTCCGCCGTCATCCGCTACGCCGGCTCCAGCGGCGCCCCGCCGGCGCCCAACATGACCGAGCCACCGGCCGGCTGGGCCTGGTCCATCAACCAGGCCAGGTCGTTCCGCTGGAACCTGACGGCCAGCGCCGCGCGCCCCAACCCGCAGGGCTCCTACCACTACGGCCAGATCAACATCACCCGCACCATCAAGGTCATGGTCTCCCGCGGCCACATCGACGGCAAGCTCCGCTACGGCTTCAACGGCATCTCCCACAGGGACACCGAGACCCCCCTCAAGCTCGCCGAGTACTTCAACGTCACCGACGGGGTGTTCAGCTACAACCAGATGGGCGACGTGCCCCCCGCCGTTAACGGGCCACTCCATGTCATCCCCAACGTCATCACCGCCGAGTTCCGGACCTTCATCGAGATCGTCTTCGAGAACCCCGAGAAGAGCATAGACTCCCTCCACCTCGACGGCTACGCCTTCTTCGGCGTCGG GATGGGGCCTGGGACGTGGTCGCCGGAGATGAGGAAGACGTACAACCTACTGGACACGGTGAGCCGGCACACGATCCAGGTGTACCCGCGGTCATGGACGGCGATCATGCTGACATTCGACAACGCGGGCATGTGGAGCGTCCGGTCCAACGTCTGGGAGCGGTACTACCTCGGGGAGCAGTTCTACATCAGCGTCATCTCGCCGGCGCGGTCGCTGCGCGACGAGTACAACATGCCCGACAACGCCCTCCGCTGCGGCAAGGTCGTGGGGCTGCCGCTGCCGCCATCCTACGCCCCCGCGCGCTAA
- the LOC100283730 gene encoding 60S ribosomal protein L24 has product MVLKTELCRFSGQKIYPGKGIRFIRADSQVFLFANSKCKRYFHNRLKPAKLTWTAMYRKQHKKDIHAEAVKKRRRATKKPYSRSIVGASLEVIQKKRAEKPEVRDAAREAALREIKERIKKTKDEKKAKKAEVSKSQKTQTKGAVQKGSKGPKLGGGGGKR; this is encoded by the exons ATGGTGCTGAA GACGGAACTTTGCCGCTTCAGCGGCCAGAAGATTTATCCTGGGAAAGGCATTAGATTTATCCGTGCTGATTCTCAG GTCTTCCTTTTTGCCAACTCGAAATGCAAGCGCTACTTCCACAACCGCCTGAAGCCTGCAAAGCTTACCTGGACAGCAATGTACAGGAAGCAGCACAAGAAG GATATCCATGCTGAAGCGGTAAAGAAGAGGCGCCGCGCCACCAAGAAGCCATACTCCAGGTCAATTGTGGGTGCTTCCTTGGAAGTAAtccagaagaagagagctgagaagCCAGAGGTCCGCGATGCTGCTAGAGAAGCTGCTCTTCG TGAGATCAAGGAGCGCATCAAGAAGACCAAGGATGAGAAGAAAGCGAAGAAGGCGGAGGTGAGCAAGTCCCAGAAGACGCAGACAAAGGGTGCGGTCCAGAAGGGTTCCAAGGGCCCCAAGTTGGGCGGCGGTGGTGGGAAGCGCTGA
- the LOC109941980 gene encoding uncharacterized protein has protein sequence MEALRAEPVAEGEMPASSVHLVSMVLSQSSSHQFLKSVGIKTSATSKASSSNHSELREQLAAEATAAVQGELDQLRKKCEEAEEQQARTQRELEEYKKITEKNSKEMEETNVLIKKLLSLHGNCSST, from the coding sequence ATGGAGGCTTTGAGggctgaacctgttgctgaaggtgagATGCCAGCATCCAGTGTGCACCTTGTGTCGATGGTGCTGTCCCAGAGCAGCTCACACCAATTCCTGAAAAGCGTCGGCATCAAAACATCGGCAACCTCCAAGGCATCATCATCAAATCATAGTGAGCTTCGGGAACAACTTGCAGCTGAAGCGACGGCTGCTGTTCAAGGTGAACTCGACCAGCTCAGGAAGAAATGTGAAGAAGCTGAGGAACAGCAGGCGAGGACACAAAGGGAGTTGGAGGAGTACAAGAAGATAACAGAGAAGAacagcaaggagatggaggagaccAATGTGCTCATCAAGAAGCTCTTGTCCTTGCATGGTAACTGTTCTTCGACATGA